A single genomic interval of Rhizobium leguminosarum bv. trifolii WSM1325 harbors:
- a CDS encoding peptidase U62 modulator of DNA gyrase (PFAM: peptidase U62 modulator of DNA gyrase~KEGG: ret:RHE_CH00950 Zn-dependent protease protein), producing the protein MTTDLLTLFDADEATMRKHVAEALSGADDGELFIEHAQAEALTFDNGRLKGGSFNTEQGFGLRAVAGEAVGYAHAGDLSVAALKRAADAVGAVTRGYSGSYAAAPQGTNKKFYSDENPIGQPSFEEKVKVLQDIDAYLRGKDDKVRQVTASVAASWQVVDILRADGHRVRDIRPMTRINISVMVGEGDRQESGSYGHGGRIGFGDFIAEGSWQYGADEALRQALVNLEAIDAPAGTMDVVLGSGWPGVMLHEAVGHGLEGDFNRKKTSAFSGLLGQMVAAPGVTVVDDGTIDNRRGSITIDDEGTPSAYNVLIENGKLVGYMQDRQNARLMGMAPTGNGRRQGYSHVPMPRMTNTYMLGGDKTPEEIIASVKKGIYAVSFGGGQVDITSGKFVFGCTEAYLIENGKVGAPIKGAMLIGNGPDAMKRVSMIGNDMKLDTGIGNCGKAGQWVPVGVGQPHLRMDQVTVGGTQT; encoded by the coding sequence ATGACCACCGATCTCCTGACGCTTTTCGATGCCGATGAAGCGACGATGCGCAAGCACGTGGCCGAGGCCCTGTCCGGTGCCGATGACGGCGAATTGTTCATCGAGCATGCGCAGGCGGAAGCGCTGACCTTCGACAATGGCCGGCTCAAGGGCGGCAGCTTCAACACCGAACAGGGTTTCGGCCTGCGCGCCGTTGCCGGCGAAGCGGTCGGTTATGCCCATGCCGGCGATCTCTCGGTGGCGGCGCTGAAGCGGGCGGCCGATGCCGTCGGCGCGGTGACACGCGGCTATTCCGGCTCCTATGCGGCAGCACCCCAGGGCACCAACAAGAAATTCTACAGCGACGAGAACCCGATCGGCCAGCCGAGCTTCGAGGAGAAGGTCAAGGTCCTGCAGGACATCGACGCCTATCTGAGGGGCAAGGATGACAAGGTGCGCCAAGTGACGGCCTCGGTTGCCGCAAGCTGGCAGGTCGTCGACATCCTGCGCGCCGACGGACACCGTGTGCGCGACATCAGGCCGATGACGCGCATCAACATTTCGGTGATGGTCGGCGAAGGCGATCGGCAGGAGAGCGGCTCCTATGGCCACGGCGGGCGCATCGGCTTCGGCGATTTCATCGCCGAAGGCAGCTGGCAATACGGCGCCGACGAGGCGCTGCGCCAAGCGCTCGTCAACCTTGAGGCGATCGATGCGCCGGCGGGCACGATGGACGTCGTTCTCGGCTCCGGTTGGCCGGGCGTGATGCTGCACGAGGCGGTCGGTCACGGGCTGGAAGGCGATTTCAACCGCAAGAAAACCTCGGCCTTTTCAGGCCTTCTCGGCCAGATGGTCGCCGCTCCCGGCGTCACCGTCGTCGATGACGGCACGATCGACAATCGCCGCGGCTCGATCACCATCGATGACGAGGGCACGCCGTCCGCCTACAACGTGCTGATCGAAAACGGCAAGCTCGTCGGCTATATGCAGGATCGGCAGAATGCCCGGCTGATGGGCATGGCGCCCACCGGCAACGGCCGCCGCCAGGGCTATTCCCATGTGCCGATGCCGCGCATGACCAACACCTATATGCTCGGCGGCGACAAGACGCCGGAGGAAATCATCGCCTCGGTGAAGAAGGGCATCTATGCCGTCTCGTTCGGCGGCGGCCAGGTGGATATCACCTCCGGCAAGTTCGTCTTCGGCTGCACCGAGGCCTATCTGATCGAAAACGGCAAGGTCGGCGCGCCGATCAAGGGCGCGATGCTGATCGGCAACGGCCCGGATGCGATGAAGCGGGTGTCGATGATCGGCAACGACATGAAGCTTGATACCGGCATCGGCAATTGCGGCAAGGCCGGCCAATGGGTTCCCGTCGGCGTCGGCCAACCGCATCTGCGCATGGATCAGGTGACGGTCGGCGGTACCCAGACCTGA
- a CDS encoding conserved hypothetical protein (KEGG: rec:RHECIAT_CH0001041 hypothetical protein) produces MLRRLADQFETSSAAYAAANGIERDPDWFLLKLQEEVGELTQAWNRLTGRGRRRDRTPEELDRDLADETADLLGHILLFARRNDIDLAAAIERKWRFQPALTSKG; encoded by the coding sequence ATGCTGCGCCGTCTCGCCGATCAGTTCGAAACCTCATCCGCGGCCTATGCCGCAGCCAACGGCATCGAGCGTGACCCCGACTGGTTTTTGTTGAAGCTGCAGGAGGAGGTGGGTGAGCTCACCCAGGCCTGGAACCGCCTGACCGGCCGCGGGCGCCGTAGGGACCGGACGCCGGAAGAGCTCGACCGCGATCTCGCCGACGAAACCGCCGACCTGCTCGGCCACATCCTGCTCTTTGCCCGCCGCAACGATATCGACCTTGCCGCCGCCATCGAGCGGAAATGGCGGTTCCAGCCGGCGCTGACGTCGAAGGGCTGA
- a CDS encoding polysaccharide deacetylase (PFAM: polysaccharide deacetylase~KEGG: rec:RHECIAT_CH0001039 putative polysaccharide deacetylase protein) translates to MTGQFKRLGKRLAIGAGLEFSWLLASAGLMREARGRGVVFTLHHVRPHVAEAFEPNAHLEITPRFLDVALRRLRREGYRFVPLAEVPALLAEPEGAKPFAAFTLDDGYNNNLEHALPVFERHQAPFTVFVAKGFAEGSHSIWWETLAILLRRAAEIRFDFGRGMERLVLDSPQQQWHAFDRFAAYVHRSDEARAVAAIDLLARENGIEPTDIVRELVMGPGQLQWLAAHPLATLGAHTISHRALARLPEAEARIEMQASADYLEAVTGIRPETIAYPYGTPAAATAREARIARNLGFTLAVTTQPGLPAAKLTGYLPRISLNGFYQKRRYVSALASGIPLKMMGR, encoded by the coding sequence ATGACGGGACAATTCAAGCGATTGGGCAAGCGACTGGCGATCGGCGCCGGGCTCGAGTTTTCCTGGCTGCTGGCCTCGGCCGGGCTGATGCGCGAAGCACGCGGGCGCGGCGTGGTCTTCACGCTGCATCATGTCCGCCCGCACGTGGCCGAAGCCTTCGAGCCGAATGCGCATCTTGAAATCACCCCGCGGTTTCTCGACGTGGCGCTGCGGCGGCTGAGGCGAGAGGGCTATCGCTTCGTGCCGCTCGCCGAGGTGCCGGCGCTGCTGGCGGAGCCGGAAGGCGCAAAGCCTTTCGCGGCCTTCACGCTTGACGACGGGTACAACAACAATCTGGAACATGCGCTGCCGGTGTTCGAGCGGCATCAGGCGCCGTTCACGGTATTCGTCGCCAAGGGTTTTGCCGAAGGCTCTCACAGCATCTGGTGGGAAACGCTGGCGATCCTCCTGCGCCGGGCGGCCGAAATCCGTTTCGATTTCGGCCGCGGCATGGAGCGCCTTGTGCTCGATAGCCCGCAACAGCAATGGCACGCCTTCGATCGCTTTGCCGCCTACGTCCACCGCTCCGACGAGGCGCGCGCCGTTGCCGCCATCGATCTGCTGGCGCGCGAAAACGGCATCGAGCCGACGGATATCGTCCGCGAACTGGTAATGGGCCCTGGCCAATTGCAATGGCTGGCGGCACATCCGCTCGCAACGCTCGGCGCCCATACGATCAGCCATCGGGCGCTCGCCCGGCTGCCGGAAGCCGAAGCGCGAATCGAAATGCAAGCTTCGGCGGATTACCTCGAGGCGGTGACCGGTATTCGTCCCGAGACGATCGCCTATCCTTACGGCACGCCTGCGGCTGCGACCGCCCGCGAGGCGCGCATCGCTCGCAATCTCGGCTTTACCCTTGCGGTCACCACGCAGCCCGGGTTGCCGGCAGCGAAGCTGACCGGCTATCTCCCGCGCATTTCGCTCAACGGATTCTACCAGAAGCGACGTTACGTCTCGGCTCTCGCCTCCGGCATACCGCTGAAGATGATGGGCCGATAA
- a CDS encoding GCN5-related N-acetyltransferase (PFAM: GCN5-related N-acetyltransferase~KEGG: ret:RHE_CH00949 acetyltransferase protein) translates to MADVEIRTFTADDADAVLSVILPIQREEFGIDITADAQPDLRVIPDFYQSGKGQFWVAVKGGAIVGTVGLKDIGNNQAALRKMFVAAEVRGHEHGVAARLLDRLFTHAREAGLTDIFLGTTDKFVAAHRFYEKNGFAEIAKSALPRAFPLMAVDSKFYRYKVG, encoded by the coding sequence ATGGCGGACGTCGAAATCAGAACCTTCACCGCCGATGACGCCGATGCCGTGCTTTCGGTGATCCTGCCGATCCAGCGCGAAGAATTCGGCATCGATATCACCGCCGATGCGCAGCCGGATCTCCGGGTCATCCCGGATTTTTATCAGTCCGGCAAGGGGCAGTTCTGGGTCGCCGTCAAGGGTGGCGCCATCGTCGGCACGGTCGGGCTCAAGGATATCGGCAACAACCAGGCGGCACTGCGCAAGATGTTCGTCGCTGCTGAGGTTCGCGGCCACGAGCATGGCGTGGCGGCGCGGCTCCTCGATCGCCTGTTTACCCATGCCAGGGAGGCCGGCCTGACCGATATCTTCCTCGGCACAACCGACAAGTTCGTCGCCGCCCATCGCTTCTACGAAAAGAACGGCTTTGCCGAGATTGCCAAGAGCGCCCTGCCCCGCGCCTTCCCGCTGATGGCGGTGGACAGCAAATTCTACCGATATAAAGTCGGCTGA
- a CDS encoding pyridoxamine 5'-phosphate oxidase (KEGG: rec:RHECIAT_CH0001038 pyridoxamine 5'-phosphate oxidase protein~TIGRFAM: pyridoxamine 5'-phosphate oxidase~PFAM: pyridoxamine 5'-phosphate oxidase-related FMN-binding), producing MSANELTSGDFTESGEPFKLFAEWLKEAEASEPNDPNAVALATVDEDGLPNVRMVLLKGFDDDGFVFYTNFESQKGREILGQKKAAMCFHWKSLRRQVRLRGPVEIVTDAEADDYFKTRARGSRIGAWASKQSRPLESRFALEKAVAEYTARYAIGEIPRPAHWSGFRIRPTSIEFWKDQKFRLHDRVEFRRPSPEGEWDKVRMYP from the coding sequence ATGTCGGCAAACGAGTTAACAAGCGGTGACTTTACCGAAAGTGGCGAACCCTTCAAGCTCTTTGCCGAATGGCTGAAAGAAGCCGAGGCTTCCGAGCCCAATGACCCCAATGCGGTGGCGCTGGCAACGGTCGATGAGGATGGTCTTCCCAATGTCCGCATGGTTCTCCTGAAGGGATTCGACGATGACGGTTTCGTCTTTTACACCAATTTCGAGAGCCAGAAAGGCCGCGAAATTCTTGGCCAGAAAAAGGCTGCCATGTGCTTTCACTGGAAAAGCTTGCGTCGCCAGGTGAGGCTGCGTGGCCCCGTCGAGATCGTTACCGATGCCGAAGCGGACGACTATTTCAAGACGCGGGCGCGCGGCAGCCGCATCGGCGCCTGGGCTTCTAAGCAATCCCGTCCGCTGGAAAGCCGTTTCGCGCTGGAAAAGGCGGTGGCCGAATATACCGCGCGTTATGCCATCGGCGAGATTCCGCGCCCCGCCCACTGGTCGGGCTTCCGCATCCGGCCGACCTCGATCGAATTCTGGAAGGACCAGAAATTCCGTCTGCATGACCGTGTCGAATTCCGCCGGCCATCACCGGAAGGTGAATGGGACAAGGTCCGGATGTATCCGTAA
- a CDS encoding conserved hypothetical protein (KEGG: ret:RHE_CH00940 hypothetical protein) translates to MEVITKSSRHTKGLRRRSRALFVIGTAMLSLSGCVGGGMDFLSDAKVDRSVATGTVPQTPPSTDTLSDEMTVRNAVTSADVQRLEGQPLPWANASTGSAGVIDTIVENNESGQVCRQFRTTRHSYVGIAKFYGKTCLVGGGNWQLLSFQPES, encoded by the coding sequence GTGGAAGTCATAACAAAGTCATCTCGCCATACAAAGGGCCTGCGGCGACGCAGCCGCGCGTTGTTTGTCATCGGCACCGCGATGTTGTCGCTTTCCGGCTGCGTCGGCGGCGGTATGGATTTCTTGAGTGACGCCAAGGTCGACCGGTCGGTGGCAACCGGCACCGTGCCGCAGACGCCGCCGAGCACCGACACGCTTTCCGACGAAATGACCGTGCGCAACGCCGTGACCTCGGCCGACGTGCAAAGGCTCGAGGGCCAGCCGCTTCCCTGGGCGAACGCATCGACGGGCAGTGCCGGCGTCATCGATACGATCGTCGAGAACAATGAGTCCGGCCAGGTCTGCCGCCAGTTCCGTACCACCCGGCATTCCTATGTCGGCATCGCCAAATTCTACGGCAAGACCTGCCTCGTCGGCGGCGGCAACTGGCAGCTTCTGAGCTTCCAGCCCGAGAGCTGA
- a CDS encoding Serine-type D-Ala-D-Ala carboxypeptidase (PFAM: peptidase S11 D-alanyl-D-alanine carboxypeptidase 1; beta-lactamase; Sporulation domain protein~KEGG: rec:RHECIAT_CH0001040 D-alanyl-D-alanine carboxypeptidase protein) encodes MRKLWAAVLTVTLAVSAPLAALAGNASLILDARTGKVLAAENADTLNHPASLTKMMTLYLTFEALKRGKIAWDTPIKMSKYAASRPPTKLGVKAGGTITVREAVYGMIVKSANDAASAMGEKLAGSESGFARVMTAKARQLGMSRTVFVNASGLPDGRQVTTARDMSTLAIALMKNYPNEYRLFSTASFNFRGRTVRGHNNLMYRYQGMDGIKTGYTNASGFNLVSAVRDGNRRVVGVVLGGRTARSRDAKMAGLLDRYLGRASSSGGARLVASVGAKETVEVASAADASDVPVPFNAPRQVDDLAAKSLAYADDAVVPLERPVAMDEILNAGKTPKTSAEKTNGDWQIQISAAPSADAARALLAQAKSEAGAPLVSASPYTEAVGQGANKIYRARFVGFASKDAAVSACDALKQRSYDCMLLPDRG; translated from the coding sequence ATGAGAAAGCTTTGGGCGGCTGTTTTGACCGTAACGCTTGCCGTTTCGGCGCCTCTTGCGGCTCTTGCCGGCAACGCTTCGCTAATCCTCGATGCCCGGACCGGCAAGGTTCTCGCCGCTGAAAACGCCGATACGCTGAACCATCCGGCCTCGCTGACGAAGATGATGACGCTCTATCTCACCTTCGAGGCGTTGAAACGCGGCAAGATCGCCTGGGATACCCCGATCAAGATGTCGAAATACGCCGCCTCCCGGCCGCCGACCAAGCTTGGCGTCAAGGCGGGCGGCACGATCACCGTGCGCGAGGCGGTCTATGGCATGATCGTCAAATCGGCCAATGATGCCGCCTCCGCCATGGGTGAGAAGCTCGCCGGCTCGGAAAGCGGCTTTGCCCGGGTGATGACGGCCAAAGCCCGCCAGCTCGGCATGAGCCGCACCGTCTTCGTCAACGCATCCGGCCTGCCGGACGGCCGTCAGGTGACGACGGCGCGGGATATGTCGACGCTCGCCATCGCGCTGATGAAGAACTATCCGAACGAATACCGGCTGTTTTCGACGGCCAGTTTCAATTTCCGCGGCCGGACGGTGCGCGGTCACAACAATCTCATGTACCGCTATCAGGGCATGGACGGCATCAAGACCGGTTATACCAATGCGTCCGGCTTCAACCTCGTCAGTGCCGTCAGAGACGGCAACCGCCGCGTGGTCGGCGTCGTGCTCGGCGGCCGCACTGCCCGCAGCCGCGACGCCAAGATGGCTGGTTTGCTCGACCGTTATCTCGGCCGCGCCTCGTCTTCCGGCGGCGCAAGGCTGGTGGCGAGCGTCGGGGCGAAAGAAACGGTCGAAGTCGCCTCCGCCGCTGACGCTTCCGATGTTCCGGTGCCGTTCAACGCACCGCGGCAAGTCGACGATCTCGCTGCGAAAAGCCTGGCCTATGCCGATGACGCCGTCGTGCCGCTGGAACGTCCGGTCGCGATGGACGAGATCCTGAACGCCGGCAAGACGCCGAAGACATCAGCAGAGAAGACCAATGGAGACTGGCAGATCCAGATCTCGGCCGCTCCCAGCGCCGATGCGGCGCGTGCGCTTCTCGCCCAGGCAAAGTCCGAAGCCGGCGCGCCGCTCGTGTCAGCTTCGCCCTATACCGAGGCGGTCGGGCAGGGGGCCAACAAGATCTATCGCGCCCGCTTCGTCGGCTTCGCCAGCAAGGATGCCGCCGTCTCGGCCTGCGATGCGCTCAAGCAGCGCTCCTATGACTGCATGCTGCTGCCGGATCGCGGCTGA